ATGCCACAACTTGCGTTGCGGCATAACTTGTAAAAGCAAACACGCAAAGGCTGACGCGCCTTGCGGATGCTCATGCCCTTGCGGGCATGGCCGGGGCTTCGCACCCGGCAAAAGAACCATGCGAGCCTGGCAATATCCTGCCAAGCTACATTGACGAATGTCTACGACTATCGGCAAACAAAGACGCGCTTTTTATGCAGGGAGTGTACACAGGGTACTCGACCGTAATAAAAAGCGCGTTTTGGCGCAGCCAACAGCAAAGACACTGGGCCAATGCTTGTCAGCTACTAATCTTCGCCTTCAGCAGCAGACTGCTTGCCAGCGCCCTTCATGCCGTACATGGTGGTAGAACCAGAAGACCAGAATTCCAGCACTTCTTCGTTCACCAGCTTGGTGAGAATCTTTTTCACGTCGCGGGGTCCCTTGTCAGGGAACAGTTCAAGGAAGTCCTTGAAATAGAACTT
The sequence above is drawn from the Desulfovibrio sp. genome and encodes:
- a CDS encoding dissimilatory sulfite reductase D family protein, with the protein product MADDKDVVVEFLNSKSGSKSKFYFKDFLELFPDKGPRDVKKILTKLVNEEVLEFWSSGSTTMYGMKGAGKQSAAEGED